One Rhodococcus sp. P1Y DNA window includes the following coding sequences:
- a CDS encoding primosomal protein N': MSAVSTAAPELPVARVLPLLPLPHLDREFDYLVPEQFDADAQPGVRVRVRFAGRLVDGYIIERVATSDHPGKLGFLDRVVSAEQVLTPEIAALVTAVAQRYAGTRADVLRLAVPPRHAKVEAEPVPETPTAIDTPAAVEIEASGWEAYTHGGAFVEALRSERHPRAVWQALPGEDWPTRLAELAAVTAASGRSAVIVVPDQRDLDRVAGACESIAGADAVVALSAGLGPAKRYRRWLAALRRDVSIVVGTRSSVFAPVRNLGLVAMWDDGDDGYAEPRSPYPHAREVALLRAHGTGCAVVLAGHARSAESEALVDSGWAHDLVAPRDTVRARQPHIVALADSDHALARDPGARAARLPAIAFDAARSALKNGLGVLVQVPRGGYVPSLACGKCRNPARCRRCNGPLSLPSAPGADGAGSPTCRWCGIADTNHKCTVCGSRTLRAVVIGAHRTAEELGRAFPGVPVHTSGGTAVLNSVAAGASLVISTVGAEPSTPGGYGAALLLDGWALLGRADLRAAEETLRRWMTAGALVRSGTDGGRVVVVAESEIPTVQALVRWDPVGHARSQLDERVEVRFPPAVHVAAVDGTTAAITALVESTALPDGTEVLGPVELPEGQRLPAGGGEDRLPGDVQRILLRVPRRAGGALAKSLADSQAASSARKNTEAVRVQFDPIRIG; encoded by the coding sequence CTGAGCGCGGTATCCACAGCAGCACCCGAGCTACCCGTAGCTCGGGTGCTGCCCCTTTTGCCGCTTCCACATCTCGATCGTGAATTCGACTACCTGGTTCCGGAGCAGTTCGACGCCGATGCGCAGCCGGGCGTTCGAGTACGAGTGCGATTCGCCGGTCGGTTGGTGGACGGCTACATCATCGAACGAGTGGCAACGAGTGACCACCCGGGCAAGCTCGGGTTTCTCGACCGGGTCGTGTCCGCTGAACAGGTACTCACTCCGGAAATCGCTGCACTGGTCACTGCCGTAGCTCAGCGCTATGCCGGGACGAGGGCAGACGTTCTTCGGTTGGCGGTTCCGCCCCGCCACGCGAAAGTCGAGGCCGAACCTGTCCCCGAGACTCCCACGGCCATCGACACTCCTGCTGCAGTCGAGATCGAGGCATCCGGCTGGGAGGCCTACACTCATGGCGGTGCATTCGTGGAAGCACTGAGGTCCGAGCGACATCCTCGGGCGGTGTGGCAGGCGCTTCCCGGCGAGGATTGGCCGACACGGCTGGCCGAGCTCGCAGCCGTCACCGCGGCGTCCGGTCGGAGTGCGGTGATCGTCGTACCGGATCAGCGAGATCTGGACCGCGTGGCCGGTGCGTGTGAGTCGATCGCAGGTGCCGATGCAGTCGTTGCGTTGTCGGCGGGCCTCGGTCCGGCCAAGCGATACCGGCGTTGGCTTGCAGCACTACGCCGCGACGTCTCGATCGTCGTAGGTACCCGAAGTTCGGTGTTCGCTCCCGTTCGCAATCTCGGTCTCGTGGCGATGTGGGACGACGGTGACGACGGGTACGCCGAACCACGTTCTCCTTATCCCCACGCACGGGAGGTGGCGCTGCTGCGTGCCCACGGAACCGGATGCGCGGTGGTTCTCGCCGGGCATGCCAGGAGCGCGGAATCCGAGGCGCTCGTCGATTCGGGGTGGGCGCACGACCTGGTTGCCCCTCGGGACACTGTGCGAGCCAGGCAACCTCACATCGTGGCGCTGGCCGACAGTGATCACGCTCTTGCCCGCGACCCGGGAGCGCGGGCCGCGCGATTGCCCGCAATCGCGTTCGATGCAGCCAGGTCTGCACTGAAGAACGGGCTGGGAGTCCTGGTCCAGGTTCCGAGGGGCGGATACGTCCCGTCGTTGGCCTGTGGCAAATGCCGCAACCCCGCTCGATGTCGACGGTGCAACGGGCCGCTCTCACTTCCCTCGGCGCCTGGCGCCGACGGCGCAGGCAGTCCGACGTGCAGGTGGTGCGGAATTGCGGACACCAATCACAAGTGCACGGTCTGCGGATCTCGGACGTTGCGGGCTGTGGTGATCGGTGCGCACCGGACCGCCGAGGAGCTGGGTCGCGCGTTTCCCGGTGTGCCGGTGCACACCTCGGGCGGCACCGCTGTCTTGAATTCGGTGGCTGCCGGCGCGTCGCTGGTGATTTCGACCGTCGGTGCGGAGCCGTCGACGCCAGGCGGTTACGGCGCGGCTCTGCTGCTGGATGGCTGGGCATTGCTCGGGCGCGCCGATCTGCGTGCGGCCGAGGAGACGTTGAGACGGTGGATGACCGCGGGTGCACTCGTCAGATCGGGGACTGATGGGGGACGGGTTGTCGTAGTGGCCGAGTCCGAGATTCCGACGGTTCAGGCTCTGGTCAGGTGGGATCCTGTCGGCCACGCGCGCAGTCAGCTCGACGAACGGGTCGAGGTGCGGTTCCCTCCCGCGGTCCACGTCGCCGCGGTGGACGGAACCACAGCCGCTATCACCGCGCTCGTCGAGAGCACCGCGCTGCCCGACGGTACCGAGGTTCTCGGGCCCGTCGAGCTTCCCGAGGGGCAACGACTCCCGGCAGGCGGGGGCGAGGACAGACTTCCCGGAGATGTTCAGCGAATCCTGCTGCGAGTTCCGCGTCGCGCAGGCGGCGCACTCGCCAAGTCCTTGGCGGACTCCCAGGCGGCGAGCAGCGCGCGTAAGAACACCGAGGCCGTGCGTGTGCAGTTCGACCCGATTCGTATTGGTTGA
- a CDS encoding PadR family transcriptional regulator, producing MWTPQDSEIPDGGREHGRRGRHGGPHRREGFGAVPGPFGPGGFGPGGFGPGGNLGRGRGRGGRGRRGDVRAAVLLLLDESPMHGYELIQQIVAKSEGAWKPSPGSIYPALSQLEDEGLVLIEKVEGRKTARLTAEGKKYVQEHRDDLGSPWDDVRSSVGGDAMDLRGLIGLLMGAAGQVAAVGTPAQVQAASDVLADARRRLYRILAEDENVEPDA from the coding sequence ATGTGGACTCCGCAGGACAGCGAGATCCCCGACGGTGGACGTGAGCACGGCAGGCGGGGGCGCCACGGCGGGCCGCACCGTCGCGAAGGATTCGGCGCGGTGCCGGGTCCATTCGGACCTGGTGGGTTCGGACCGGGTGGGTTCGGACCCGGCGGCAATCTCGGTCGTGGCCGAGGTCGCGGTGGACGTGGCCGCAGAGGAGACGTTCGAGCAGCTGTCCTCCTACTGCTCGACGAGTCGCCCATGCATGGTTACGAACTCATCCAACAGATTGTCGCCAAGAGCGAAGGCGCATGGAAGCCGAGCCCAGGGTCCATCTATCCGGCGCTCTCTCAATTGGAAGACGAGGGCTTGGTCCTCATCGAGAAAGTCGAAGGTCGCAAGACCGCGCGACTGACGGCCGAGGGCAAAAAGTACGTCCAAGAGCACCGAGACGACCTCGGATCGCCGTGGGACGACGTCAGGAGCAGTGTCGGCGGCGACGCCATGGATCTGCGTGGACTGATCGGACTGCTGATGGGTGCAGCGGGTCAGGTCGCCGCGGTCGGAACACCCGCGCAGGTGCAGGCCGCAAGCGACGTTCTCGCCGATGCGCGTCGTCGGTTGTACCGAATTCTGGCGGAAGACGAGAACGTAGAACCCGACGCATGA
- the fmt gene encoding methionyl-tRNA formyltransferase: MRIVFAGTPDPAVPSLERLLASEKHDVVAVVTRPDAAAGRGRKINRSPVGQLADSRGIPVLTPGRPSEPEFLEQLAALEPDVCPVVAYGSLLPRPVLNVPKFGWINLHFSLLPAWRGAAPVQAAIAAGDDVTGASTFLLEEGMDTGPVLGVVTESIAASDTSGDLLGRLAISGALLLEATLDAIEAGEASAIPQSDDGVSYAPKITVESARIEWSASASAVDRHIRAVTPAPGAWTTIGDIRLKVAPVTLADVELEPGRVLVRKDGVFVGTATNAVSLGDIQPQGKKTMKALDWARGARLTETAVAL, translated from the coding sequence GTGCGAATTGTGTTCGCAGGCACGCCTGACCCGGCCGTACCGTCGTTGGAGCGACTGCTCGCGTCGGAAAAACACGACGTGGTCGCCGTGGTCACCCGGCCCGACGCAGCCGCAGGGCGCGGACGAAAAATCAACCGCTCGCCGGTCGGCCAGCTTGCAGACAGTCGCGGCATTCCCGTACTCACGCCCGGTCGGCCCTCCGAACCGGAATTTCTCGAACAGCTCGCCGCGCTCGAACCCGACGTGTGCCCTGTGGTGGCATACGGGTCGTTGCTGCCGCGCCCGGTTCTGAACGTTCCGAAGTTCGGCTGGATCAATCTCCACTTCTCGCTCCTTCCTGCATGGCGCGGCGCGGCGCCAGTGCAGGCTGCGATTGCCGCAGGTGACGACGTCACCGGCGCATCGACGTTCCTTCTCGAAGAAGGAATGGACACAGGCCCGGTTCTCGGTGTGGTCACCGAATCCATCGCTGCATCCGACACATCCGGCGACCTGTTGGGGCGTCTCGCAATCAGCGGTGCACTCTTGCTCGAGGCGACTCTCGACGCGATAGAAGCAGGCGAGGCATCCGCAATTCCGCAGTCCGACGACGGCGTCTCGTACGCCCCGAAGATCACCGTCGAATCTGCCCGCATCGAGTGGTCCGCGTCAGCGTCCGCCGTCGACCGGCATATTCGCGCGGTGACGCCGGCTCCCGGTGCATGGACCACGATCGGTGACATCCGACTCAAGGTCGCGCCGGTGACACTCGCCGATGTCGAGCTCGAACCCGGCCGCGTTCTCGTCCGGAAAGACGGTGTGTTCGTGGGAACAGCCACCAATGCCGTGTCCCTCGGCGACATCCAGCCCCAGGGGAAGAAGACCATGAAGGCACTCGACTGGGCACGTGGTGCTCGTCTGACCGAAACGGCGGTGGCCCTGTGA